The following are encoded together in the Babylonia areolata isolate BAREFJ2019XMU chromosome 30, ASM4173473v1, whole genome shotgun sequence genome:
- the LOC143275429 gene encoding uncharacterized protein LOC143275429 isoform X1, with amino-acid sequence MLTKNTTILTTEAKGWVIQTPTGHPRGLCRGEERTGRTEKAPEHLRSLKRMEKQTCPTCGREFQRLYQHKCPNAAPGASGSARRRDESAVKSDTKQKQPCPSCDREFERLWQHKCPNAASSPSGYTTSHGKSVTRETQEKQPCPTCGREFVRLWQHKCPNAISSPSSDTTCHEKSVSLDTKQKQPCPFCGREFERLWQHKCPALTSSPSDRETNSGNPTGAASDMMEKRKQPCPTCDREFERLWQHKCPNAASPSSDTSSHGKSESRDSSEKQPCPTCGREFVRLWQHKCPNAISSPSDDTTSHDKSRTRETQEKQPCPTCGREFVRLWQHKCPNAASSPSGDTTSHVMSVSRDTQEKHPCPTCGREFVRLWQHKCPNAVSSPSSDTTCHEKSVSLDTKQKQPCPFCGREFERLWQHKCLALTSSPSDCETNSSNLTGAASDTMEKHKQPCPTCDREFERLWQHKCPNAARPSSDTSSHGKSVSRGSSEKQPCPICGREFVRLWQHKCPNAISSPSDDTASHDMSVTRETQEKQPCPTCGREFVRLWQHKCPSAISSPSDDTASHDMSVTRETQEKQPCPTCGREFVRLWQHKCPNAISSPSSETISAADSESSANFSGNERQMFPGNQPVIDTKILEEKAERVIEALQLQVSFKPYSDVVAFFNDEVKVEKKEKGVVASAFNNFRRRIMEQLKESTDCPQWESLNSGSSYDGTKVTRADETDCMFFPHLPSTWLRVTHEGAPPGFCFVEMTSDVPRDDDAPGHFLRKLCSDGNRVSSRKFRETVFPVFGKAVGDERRAKVDPGGKPGAASFPVLLYAIPRTDGVQGLRPVSIDLVPALRLDGFPEEPGSNLRLLDRQDAEAIRMAGFHVVPKECTNEAYASVRHLLWRFSFSQAEKTLTKFADRMVDNAMDQAQAQDQPDGQSSPPSCRKVVLRILKRLLELFKGLENSRTTKSKMLQFREAVDFLKGHGGYSGLKVEKFSTYQIRTLMWTEFYVTSPGNALWGTNCKRRRLIHCLIQLKKMISGRMRVPHFFVPSLDIMAEVPLPEREFLYILFHIAKELF; translated from the exons atgttgacaaagaacaccacaattctgacgacggaagctaaaggttgggtcattcaaacacccactggacatccgaggggtctgtgtagaggagaagagaggactggccgcactga GAAGGCACCCGAACATTTGAGATCCTTGAAGAGGATGGAGAAGCAGACATGTCCAACATGTGGACGAGAGTTCCAGAGACTTTACCAGCACAAGTGCCCCAATGCTGCACCAGGTGCCTCAGGTAGTGCCAGACGCCGTGACGAGTCAGCGGTGAAAAGTGACACAAAGCAGAAACAACCTTGTCCAAGTTGCGACCGGGAGTTTGAGCGACTGTGGCAACACAAATGTCCCAACGCTGCATCAAGTCCCTCAGGCTATACCACGAGTCATGGCAAGTCAGTAACCAGGGAGACACAGGAGAAACAGCCTTGTCCTACTTGTGGACGTGAATTTGTGCGACTGTGGCAACACAAATGTCCCAATGCTATATCAAGTCCCTCAAGTGACACAACTTGCCACGAAAAGTCAGTAAGCTTGGACACAAAGCAGAAACAGCCTTGCCCTTTCTGTGGTCGGGAATTTGAACGACTGTGGCAACACAAATGCCCTGCTCTTACCTCGAGTCCCTCAGATCGCGAGACAAACAGCGGTAACCCAACAGGAGCAGCATCTGACATGATGGAAAAGCGGAAACAGCCTTGTCCAACTTGTGATCGGGAATTTGAACGACTATGGCAACACAAATGCCCCAACGCTGCAAGTCCCTCAAGTGATACCTCAAGCCATGGCAAGTCAGAAAGCAGGGATTCAAGTGAGAAACAGCCTTGCCCTACATGTGGTCGTGAATTTGTACGACTGTGGCAACACAAATGTCCCAATGCTATATCAAGTCCCTCAGATGATACCACGAGTCATGACAAGTCAAGAACCAGGGAGACACAGGAGAAACAGCCTTGTCCTACTTGTGGCCGTGAATTTGTGCGACTGTGGCAACACAAATGTCCCAACGCTGCATCAAGTCCCTCAGGCGATACCACAAGTCACGTCATGTCAGTAAGCAGGGACACGCAGGAGAAACACCCTTGTCCTACTTGTGGTCGTGAATTTGTACGACTGTGGCAACACAAATGTCCCAACGCTGTATCAAGTCCCTCAAGTGACACAACTTGCCACGAAAAGTCAGTAAGCTTGGACACAAAGCAGAAACAGCCTTGCCCTTTCTGTGGTCGGGAATTCGAACGACTGTGGCAACACAAATGTCTTGCTCTTACCTCGAGTCCCTCAGATTGCGAGACAAACAGCAGTAACCTGACAGGAGCAGCATCTGACACGATGGAAAAGCATAAACAGCCTTGTCCAACTTGTGATCGGGAATTTGAACGACTATGGCAACACAAATGCCCCAACGCTGCACGTCCCTCAAGTGATACCTCAAGCCATGGCAAGTCAGTAAGCAGGGGTTCAAGTGAGAAACAGCCTTGCCCTATATGTGGTCGTGAATTTGTACGACTGTGGCAACACAAATGTCCCAATGCTATATCAAGTCCCTCAGATGATACCGCGAGTCATGACATGTCAGTAACCAGGGAGACACAGGAGAAACAGCCTTGTCCTACTTGTGGCCGTGAATTTGTACGACTGTGGCAACACAAATGTCCCAGTGCTATATCAAGTCCCTCAGATGATACCGCGAGTCATGACATGTCAGTAACCAGGGAGACACAGGAGAAACAGCCTTGTCCTACATGTGGTCGTGAATTTGTACGACTGTGGCAACACAAATGTCCCAATGCTATATCAAGTCCCTCAAGTGAGACAATCTCAGCTGCCGACTCGGAAAGCTCAGCAAACTTCAGTGGAAATGAGAGACAAATGTTTCCTGGCAACCAGCCTGTGATAGACACTAAGATCCTAGAGGAGAAGGCAGAGAGGGTGATCGAGGCTTTACAGCTGCAGGTGTCATTCAAACCCTACAGCGATGTTGTCGCCTTCTTTAACGATGAAGTCaaagtggagaagaaggagaagggcgTAGTTGCGAGTGCCTTTAACAATTTCCGAAGAAGAATTATGGAACAGCTGAAAGAGTCCACAGATTGTCCACAGTGGGAAAGTCTCAACTCCGGCTCCAGCTATGATGGCACCAAG GTGACTCGAGCAGACGAAACGGACTGCATGTTCTTTCCTCACCTGCCGAGTACCTGGCTGCGAGTCACGCACGAGGGAGCGCCTCCCGGCTTCTGTTTCGTGGAGATGACGTCAGACGTGCCACGTGATGACGACGCTCCAGGTCACTTCCTCCGGAAGCTGTGCAGTGACGGGAACAGAGTGAGTTCGCGCAAGTTCCGGGAGACGGTGTTCCCTGTCTTTGGGAAGGCTGTTGGTGACGAGAGGCGCGCAaaag TGGATCCGGGGGGGAAGCCAGGGGCCGCGTCATTTCCGGTCCTGCTCTACGCCATCCCACGCACTGACGGGGTGCAGGGTCTGAGGCCTGTGTCCATCGACCTGGTGCCCGCCCTGAGGCTGGACGGCTTCCCCGAGGAGCCCGGGAGCAACCTGCGTCTCCTGGATCGCCAGGACGCCGAGGCCATCAGGATGGCTGGCTTTCATGTCGTGCCCAAGGAGTGCACAAATG AAGCCTACGCTAGCGTTCGTCACCTACTGTGGCGCTTCTCATTCTCCCAAGCGGAAAAAACACTGACGAAATTCGCTGACCGCATGGTAGACAATGCCATGGATCAGGCACAGGCTCAGGATCAGCCTGACGGACAGTCTTCTCCACCTTCGTGTCGAAAAGTTGTTCTGCGAATTCTGAAACGGCTGCTGGAGCTCTTCAAAGGGCTGGAGAACTCTAGAACCACCAAAAGCAAGATGTTGCAGTTCCGAGAGGCTGTTGACTTCCTGAAGGGGCATGGGGGGTACAGCGGATTGAAGGTTGAGAAGTTCTCCACGTACCAG ATCCGAACCCTCATGTGGACGGAGTTTTACGTGACGTCCCCAGGGAACGCCTTGTGGGGCACCAACTGTAAACGCAGACGCCTCATCCACTGTCTGATACAGCTGAAGAAAATGATCTCGGGGCGCATGCGCGTGCCCCATTTCTTCGTTCCGAGTCTGGACATCATGGCGGAGGTTCCGCTTCCGGAGCGGGAATTCCTCTACATCCTCTTCCACATCGCTAAGGAGCTTTTCTAG
- the LOC143275429 gene encoding uncharacterized protein LOC143275429 isoform X2, translating into MEKQTCPTCGREFQRLYQHKCPNAAPGASGSARRRDESAVKSDTKQKQPCPSCDREFERLWQHKCPNAASSPSGYTTSHGKSVTRETQEKQPCPTCGREFVRLWQHKCPNAISSPSSDTTCHEKSVSLDTKQKQPCPFCGREFERLWQHKCPALTSSPSDRETNSGNPTGAASDMMEKRKQPCPTCDREFERLWQHKCPNAASPSSDTSSHGKSESRDSSEKQPCPTCGREFVRLWQHKCPNAISSPSDDTTSHDKSRTRETQEKQPCPTCGREFVRLWQHKCPNAASSPSGDTTSHVMSVSRDTQEKHPCPTCGREFVRLWQHKCPNAVSSPSSDTTCHEKSVSLDTKQKQPCPFCGREFERLWQHKCLALTSSPSDCETNSSNLTGAASDTMEKHKQPCPTCDREFERLWQHKCPNAARPSSDTSSHGKSVSRGSSEKQPCPICGREFVRLWQHKCPNAISSPSDDTASHDMSVTRETQEKQPCPTCGREFVRLWQHKCPSAISSPSDDTASHDMSVTRETQEKQPCPTCGREFVRLWQHKCPNAISSPSSETISAADSESSANFSGNERQMFPGNQPVIDTKILEEKAERVIEALQLQVSFKPYSDVVAFFNDEVKVEKKEKGVVASAFNNFRRRIMEQLKESTDCPQWESLNSGSSYDGTKVTRADETDCMFFPHLPSTWLRVTHEGAPPGFCFVEMTSDVPRDDDAPGHFLRKLCSDGNRVSSRKFRETVFPVFGKAVGDERRAKVDPGGKPGAASFPVLLYAIPRTDGVQGLRPVSIDLVPALRLDGFPEEPGSNLRLLDRQDAEAIRMAGFHVVPKECTNEAYASVRHLLWRFSFSQAEKTLTKFADRMVDNAMDQAQAQDQPDGQSSPPSCRKVVLRILKRLLELFKGLENSRTTKSKMLQFREAVDFLKGHGGYSGLKVEKFSTYQIRTLMWTEFYVTSPGNALWGTNCKRRRLIHCLIQLKKMISGRMRVPHFFVPSLDIMAEVPLPEREFLYILFHIAKELF; encoded by the exons ATGGAGAAGCAGACATGTCCAACATGTGGACGAGAGTTCCAGAGACTTTACCAGCACAAGTGCCCCAATGCTGCACCAGGTGCCTCAGGTAGTGCCAGACGCCGTGACGAGTCAGCGGTGAAAAGTGACACAAAGCAGAAACAACCTTGTCCAAGTTGCGACCGGGAGTTTGAGCGACTGTGGCAACACAAATGTCCCAACGCTGCATCAAGTCCCTCAGGCTATACCACGAGTCATGGCAAGTCAGTAACCAGGGAGACACAGGAGAAACAGCCTTGTCCTACTTGTGGACGTGAATTTGTGCGACTGTGGCAACACAAATGTCCCAATGCTATATCAAGTCCCTCAAGTGACACAACTTGCCACGAAAAGTCAGTAAGCTTGGACACAAAGCAGAAACAGCCTTGCCCTTTCTGTGGTCGGGAATTTGAACGACTGTGGCAACACAAATGCCCTGCTCTTACCTCGAGTCCCTCAGATCGCGAGACAAACAGCGGTAACCCAACAGGAGCAGCATCTGACATGATGGAAAAGCGGAAACAGCCTTGTCCAACTTGTGATCGGGAATTTGAACGACTATGGCAACACAAATGCCCCAACGCTGCAAGTCCCTCAAGTGATACCTCAAGCCATGGCAAGTCAGAAAGCAGGGATTCAAGTGAGAAACAGCCTTGCCCTACATGTGGTCGTGAATTTGTACGACTGTGGCAACACAAATGTCCCAATGCTATATCAAGTCCCTCAGATGATACCACGAGTCATGACAAGTCAAGAACCAGGGAGACACAGGAGAAACAGCCTTGTCCTACTTGTGGCCGTGAATTTGTGCGACTGTGGCAACACAAATGTCCCAACGCTGCATCAAGTCCCTCAGGCGATACCACAAGTCACGTCATGTCAGTAAGCAGGGACACGCAGGAGAAACACCCTTGTCCTACTTGTGGTCGTGAATTTGTACGACTGTGGCAACACAAATGTCCCAACGCTGTATCAAGTCCCTCAAGTGACACAACTTGCCACGAAAAGTCAGTAAGCTTGGACACAAAGCAGAAACAGCCTTGCCCTTTCTGTGGTCGGGAATTCGAACGACTGTGGCAACACAAATGTCTTGCTCTTACCTCGAGTCCCTCAGATTGCGAGACAAACAGCAGTAACCTGACAGGAGCAGCATCTGACACGATGGAAAAGCATAAACAGCCTTGTCCAACTTGTGATCGGGAATTTGAACGACTATGGCAACACAAATGCCCCAACGCTGCACGTCCCTCAAGTGATACCTCAAGCCATGGCAAGTCAGTAAGCAGGGGTTCAAGTGAGAAACAGCCTTGCCCTATATGTGGTCGTGAATTTGTACGACTGTGGCAACACAAATGTCCCAATGCTATATCAAGTCCCTCAGATGATACCGCGAGTCATGACATGTCAGTAACCAGGGAGACACAGGAGAAACAGCCTTGTCCTACTTGTGGCCGTGAATTTGTACGACTGTGGCAACACAAATGTCCCAGTGCTATATCAAGTCCCTCAGATGATACCGCGAGTCATGACATGTCAGTAACCAGGGAGACACAGGAGAAACAGCCTTGTCCTACATGTGGTCGTGAATTTGTACGACTGTGGCAACACAAATGTCCCAATGCTATATCAAGTCCCTCAAGTGAGACAATCTCAGCTGCCGACTCGGAAAGCTCAGCAAACTTCAGTGGAAATGAGAGACAAATGTTTCCTGGCAACCAGCCTGTGATAGACACTAAGATCCTAGAGGAGAAGGCAGAGAGGGTGATCGAGGCTTTACAGCTGCAGGTGTCATTCAAACCCTACAGCGATGTTGTCGCCTTCTTTAACGATGAAGTCaaagtggagaagaaggagaagggcgTAGTTGCGAGTGCCTTTAACAATTTCCGAAGAAGAATTATGGAACAGCTGAAAGAGTCCACAGATTGTCCACAGTGGGAAAGTCTCAACTCCGGCTCCAGCTATGATGGCACCAAG GTGACTCGAGCAGACGAAACGGACTGCATGTTCTTTCCTCACCTGCCGAGTACCTGGCTGCGAGTCACGCACGAGGGAGCGCCTCCCGGCTTCTGTTTCGTGGAGATGACGTCAGACGTGCCACGTGATGACGACGCTCCAGGTCACTTCCTCCGGAAGCTGTGCAGTGACGGGAACAGAGTGAGTTCGCGCAAGTTCCGGGAGACGGTGTTCCCTGTCTTTGGGAAGGCTGTTGGTGACGAGAGGCGCGCAaaag TGGATCCGGGGGGGAAGCCAGGGGCCGCGTCATTTCCGGTCCTGCTCTACGCCATCCCACGCACTGACGGGGTGCAGGGTCTGAGGCCTGTGTCCATCGACCTGGTGCCCGCCCTGAGGCTGGACGGCTTCCCCGAGGAGCCCGGGAGCAACCTGCGTCTCCTGGATCGCCAGGACGCCGAGGCCATCAGGATGGCTGGCTTTCATGTCGTGCCCAAGGAGTGCACAAATG AAGCCTACGCTAGCGTTCGTCACCTACTGTGGCGCTTCTCATTCTCCCAAGCGGAAAAAACACTGACGAAATTCGCTGACCGCATGGTAGACAATGCCATGGATCAGGCACAGGCTCAGGATCAGCCTGACGGACAGTCTTCTCCACCTTCGTGTCGAAAAGTTGTTCTGCGAATTCTGAAACGGCTGCTGGAGCTCTTCAAAGGGCTGGAGAACTCTAGAACCACCAAAAGCAAGATGTTGCAGTTCCGAGAGGCTGTTGACTTCCTGAAGGGGCATGGGGGGTACAGCGGATTGAAGGTTGAGAAGTTCTCCACGTACCAG ATCCGAACCCTCATGTGGACGGAGTTTTACGTGACGTCCCCAGGGAACGCCTTGTGGGGCACCAACTGTAAACGCAGACGCCTCATCCACTGTCTGATACAGCTGAAGAAAATGATCTCGGGGCGCATGCGCGTGCCCCATTTCTTCGTTCCGAGTCTGGACATCATGGCGGAGGTTCCGCTTCCGGAGCGGGAATTCCTCTACATCCTCTTCCACATCGCTAAGGAGCTTTTCTAG